A genomic region of Paroedura picta isolate Pp20150507F chromosome 4, Ppicta_v3.0, whole genome shotgun sequence contains the following coding sequences:
- the TOE1 gene encoding target of EGR1 protein 1: protein MTTLKVPVIDVQNDNFKELWPSMLLAIKTSSFIALDTELSGLGTRKSLLNQCIEERYKAVCNAARTRSILSLGIACFRQLPDKLENTYLSQIYNLTLLCMEEYIIEPQSVQFLVQHGFDFNKQYSQGIPYHKGNDKGNENQSQTVRTFFLELIRARKPLILHNGLIDLVFLYQCFYAHLPDNLGTFTADLSEMFPSGIYDTKYASEFEARFVASYLEYAYKKCKRENCRLKDAQKQHLNIEFCNYPINIASYIDYRFCSLSDDSQLGIDTANKIPICQTFSAYGWCPDGMKCSQSHNIDQIINEDEIIKEQRRKKRKQKWKRRKNLEALPKEPELDSPDKDGEVAGNKEDGPPSKQSCPGSAVTPSVDCTEPVSSNEEISMDVERELGSDSAAEAKMDEEHNEGSTLRPSKDGQEERAAGTGELGPKGQLQSVSAMTCSPTSAKPRLPNCSEGGIHRAGFDAFMTGYIMAYVHMLKNDEHRDSGGDTWLPDCHNKLYLSGKSVPLHIVKSLFSKSSKAHSQKMKLAWANT from the exons ATGACTACCTTGAAGGTGCCGGTAATTGATGTTCAGAATGATAATTTCAAAGAGCTCTGGCCATCTATGCTTTTGGCAATCAAAACTTCTAGCTTCATTGCTCTTGATACG GAACTTAGTGGGCTTGGAACAAGAAAGAGTTTGTTAAACCA GTGCATTGAAGAACGATACAAAGCTGTATGCAATGCTGCTAGAACACGCTCCATTTTATCTCTAGGGATTGCTTGTTTCAGACAGCTCCCTGATAAG TTGGAAAACACATACCTCTCCCAGATCTACAACCTGACTCTGCTGTGTATGGAAGAATACATTATTGAACCACAGTCAGTTCAGTTCCTTGTGCAACATGGATTTGACTTCAACAAGCAGTATTCACAGGGCATTCCCTATCATAAAGGCAATGACAAG GGAAATGAAAACCAAAGCCAGACAGTCCGTACTTTCTTTTTGGAACTCATCCGAGCCAGGAAGCCACTGATTCTGCACAATGGCTTAATTGATTTGGTTTTCTTGTACCAATGTTTTTATGCTCACCTACCTGACAATTTAGGCACCTTCACTGCTGACCTTTCTGAGATGTTCCCATCTGGTATCTATGACACTAAGTATGCCTCTGAATTTGAGGCACGCTTTGTGGCCTCCTACCTAGAGTATGCCTACAAAAAGTG CAAGCGTGAGAACTGCAGGTTGAAGGATGCCCAAAAACAGCATCTCAACATAGAGTTTTGCAATTACCCTATCAACATAGCTTCCTACATCGACTATCGCTTCTGCTCTTTGTCTGATGACAGTCAACTTGGGATTGATACAGCAAACAAAATTCCCATCTGCCAGACGTTTTCT GCCTATGGCTGGTGTCCAGATGGGATGAAGTGTTCACAGTCACACAACATTGATCAGATCATTAATGAAGATGAGATCATCAAagaacagaggaggaagaaaaggaagcagaaatggAAACGTCGGAAAAATTTGGAGGCGCTCCCAAAGGAACCTGAGTTAGATAGTCCTGATAAGGATGGAGAGGTGGCTGGGAATAAGGAGGATGGACCTCCTTCCAAACAGTCCTGTCCTGGCAGTGCAGTTACTCCCAGTGTGGATTGCACAGAGCCTGTGTCTAGCAATGAGGAGATTTCTATGGATGTGGAACGAGAATTAGGTTCTGACAGTGCTGCTGAAGCCAAAATGGATGAAGAACACAATGAAGGCAGCACTTTGCGACCATCCAAAGATGGGCAGGAGGAAAGGGCAGCAGGGACTGGGGAACTGGGGCCAAAGGGACAGCTGCAGAGTGTTTCTGCAATGACCTGCTCTCCTACCTCAGCAAAGCCACGCCTGCCTAACTGTTCAGAAGGGGGAATTCACCGGGCTGGATTTGATGCCTTCATGACTGGTTACATCATGGCATATGTCCATATGCTCAAGAATGATGAGCACAGAGACTCAGGTGGAGATACGTGGTTACCAGACTGCCACAACAAACTGTACCTCAGTGGGAAGTCTGTGCCCCTTCATATTGTGAAAAGTTTGTTCTCTAAGTCTTCTAAAGCTCATAGCCAGAAGATGAAATTGGCTTGGGCAAATACCTAG